A region from the Alnus glutinosa chromosome 5, dhAlnGlut1.1, whole genome shotgun sequence genome encodes:
- the LOC133867808 gene encoding uncharacterized protein LOC133867808 — MVQDPKQSPPDPPAQQVSPQPDPPQPSPTSPPPPFDPSRMIGIIKRKALIKELAAAYHAECLVYCQELLELQRKWEEPFIDLKPPEDSRKEPMRPPKRLKKSR; from the exons ATGGTCCAAGACCCAAAACAATCTCCTCCTGACCCGCCGGCTCAGCAGGTTTCCCCTCAACCCGATCCTCCTCAACCGTCGCCaacatcaccaccaccaccgttCGATCCTAGTCGaa TGATTGGCATTATTAAACGGAAGGCTTTAATAAAAGAGTTAGCTGCAGCATACCATGCGGAGTGCCTTGTATATTGTCAAGAGCTTTTGGAACTTCAAAGAAAATGGGAAGAG CCATTTATTGACTTAAAGCCTCCAGAGGATTCAAGGAAAGAACCAATGCGGCCCCCCAAACGTCTAAAGAAATCCCGCTAG
- the LOC133867893 gene encoding glutaredoxin-C9-like: MQVAQKSGIGMDSGMAINGDAAEAVKLDSPYETVRQLAACNAVVVFSMSGCCMCTVAKRLLFGLGVGPVIIELDEHAAGPDIQAVLYELCPDGQKPVPAVFVGGKFLGGVETLMACHINGSLVPLLKDAGALWL, encoded by the coding sequence ATGCAGGTAGCACAGAAATCCGGAATCGGAATGGACAGCGGGATGGCCATCAACGGCGACGCAGCAGAAGCGGTGAAGCTGGACAGCCCATACGAGACGGTGAGACAGCTGGCGGCTTGCAACGCGGTTGTGGTGTTCAGCATGAGCGGGTGTTGCATGTGCACTGTGGCCAAGCGCCTCCTCTTCGGCCTCGGCGTCGGCCCCGTCATCATCGAGCTCGACGAGCACGCCGCCGGACCGGACATACAGGCCGTCCTCTACGAGCTCTGCCCCGACGGCCAGAAGCCCGTCCCCGCTGTCTTCGTCGGCGGCAAGTTCTTGGGCGGCGTCGAAACCCTCATGGCATGCCACATCAATGGCTCCCTCGTGCCTCTCCTCAAGGACGCCGGCGCTCTCTGGCTCTGA